The nucleotide sequence GATTGATGTCGGCATTGATGAAAAAAGAAAATTGTGGCTGTTTGAAGTGAATTGGCGTCCCGGTCCCCCAGTCATTTTTAATTTAGAATTGGATGTAGCCCGAAACGCTATCCATTATGCCGCTTATTTGGCAAAGAATGTGTAGTAGAATAAGAACACCGCCATACGAATAACCAAAATGGCGGTGTTTCTCTTGATTTATAGATAATCTTTCGGAGAGCGTCTATTTGCATTTTGGCTCGATGTCTGGCAAAGGACGCTCTATTAATTGAGAAGGCAGGAATTGAATCGCACAGAAACAGGTCAAGTCCACGGTTAAGCAAAAATTAGTCTCCAGTAACGAAAATACTTCTGAAAATGACGCCACTCTGCATCCATCGATACCTATCGGTTCCAAAACAGATAAAGTTGCACAAGCGCCGTCGGCATGTAAAGTCTTTAAGGTAAAGAAGGAAGAAAGCAGCCAATCGCCCTCTCCCTCCTCCATGCCCTTTCCTACAAACAGGTTTCCCCGGTTCATATATAATAAAAAAGGAAGGCTACTTTTTTCTTTATCCAAGGTAAAGAAAGAGCTCTCATCTTCAAGCCATTCTTCCTCTTTTAATAAGGTTGCCATTAATTCATATATACAACTTTTTGAGACAGAAGAATTGTAGTTACTCAACGTTTTTCCTCCTTTCCATAATGTTTGCCATTATATAGGTTTAAGATGAAAGTGAATATGGCTGGCAGCCTTTAACGCAATTTCCTTTGCCTCGCTCTCCGTCCTGCCCTTCGCTAACACATAACCATACCGATGCCCCATCGACAAAGGAGGGGTTAATGTTTGGCCATTTTTAGGTTTTATATAAATTTCAATGACACCCGGTTCTTTCCTAGCCTCATTTCTTCCGGTTACTTTTAAAAGTGTGCCGACTAGATGAACCGTCATGTAATGGGCATATACATGATTTTTATGCTTCCGCACTAATAAGGGCTCATTCCCTAAATAAATTTTCAATATTTGTTCCACGTAGCTAAACCCGTATGCTTCTTCCACGAGCTTATTCATTATTCCTCCGGAAATACGTGGATTGATCTCAATTAGCTTCCACTCCCCCTCTACCCACCTCAATTCTAAATGACAATTTCCATTTTCTACATCCAACTCACTAATAATTTCCCGTGAGGTTTCAATCAAGCGGTTATACATTTCTTTATTACGATTCAAGACCACGCTATATCCTGTCACAATAAATCTTTTTCTCCTTGTAATCTCCTGTTCGACTACAGCCGCAATGTGAATAGTGCCCTCAAAAACAATCGCTTCAACAATGAACTGCGGTCCTTCAAGATACTCCTCAATAAGAATCTCTTCCCCCGGATACCTCTTACGCAAATATTTGATGCGATTTCTCAGCTCATACTCATTTTCAATAAAAAAAACATCCTTTGATCCAGCGGAGTTAGGCATCTTGACCACAAGAGGGTATCTTCCTTTAAGAAGGCAAGTAACTGGATGAATCGATTCATTTTCTTGAACAATTAAATAATAGGGGGAATACTTTTTTTCTTTTAAACAGGCTCTCATTCGTGCTTTGTTTTCCATTATTTTTATGCTTTCTACAGATAAATTTGTATGACAGAGATGATTTGAAAGCTCTGCTGCAACGTGAACATAAGGATCAATAAAGCTTATAATGCCAACCACCT is from Bacillus sp. PK3_68 and encodes:
- a CDS encoding CotY/CotZ family spore coat protein, which translates into the protein MSNYNSSVSKSCIYELMATLLKEEEWLEDESSFFTLDKEKSSLPFLLYMNRGNLFVGKGMEEGEGDWLLSSFFTLKTLHADGACATLSVLEPIGIDGCRVASFSEVFSLLETNFCLTVDLTCFCAIQFLPSQLIERPLPDIEPKCK
- a CDS encoding ATP-grasp domain-containing protein, translated to MKAIIFLDTNQSGSSREGIKAAKEMGFFTHLLTNRASILEKNKEFTEVDEMHAVNLKQKESIEEAIMNIRSTYQVVGIISFIDPYVHVAAELSNHLCHTNLSVESIKIMENKARMRACLKEKKYSPYYLIVQENESIHPVTCLLKGRYPLVVKMPNSAGSKDVFFIENEYELRNRIKYLRKRYPGEEILIEEYLEGPQFIVEAIVFEGTIHIAAVVEQEITRRKRFIVTGYSVVLNRNKEMYNRLIETSREIISELDVENGNCHLELRWVEGEWKLIEINPRISGGIMNKLVEEAYGFSYVEQILKIYLGNEPLLVRKHKNHVYAHYMTVHLVGTLLKVTGRNEARKEPGVIEIYIKPKNGQTLTPPLSMGHRYGYVLAKGRTESEAKEIALKAASHIHFHLKPI